A genome region from Hevea brasiliensis isolate MT/VB/25A 57/8 chromosome 9, ASM3005281v1, whole genome shotgun sequence includes the following:
- the LOC110651756 gene encoding uncharacterized protein LOC110651756, which translates to MLKRGSKSKAWHGFQNHRLPVLVTCLVLIPLFLILLFFNNSKKTHSSLGFTVQKWNSFDSMQLRPTIEFRNATDVIWQIPDSAKAVIFLAHGCNGRAVNFWDRSPSCPNCVGLPEERLLVLHALVHKFAVLTISSMGRCWTFGEEMLIVKNIIRWWLWRNKLEKLPLVALGASSGGYFVSALATSLRFSSIIIMIAEGIFDQMDVTENYPPTLFVHMPKDLYRQQKISEFIEVLKNKGIDVAEVECLEFPLSPFFLADRIPGLNQTVSAKLFKLFGDKGFIDRKGYMMKDGRATHWKEALHETKEIVLDKNLVQHVQEELNLAFAYHEMTSLQSEQFFKWFESHMK; encoded by the coding sequence ATGTTGAAGCGTGGAAGCAAGTCAAAGGCTTGGCATGGATTTCAAAACCATCGGCTACCAGTTTTGGTTACTTGTTTGGTTTTGATCCCCTTGTTTTTAATCttgttatttttcaataataGCAAGAAAACACATTCTTCACTTGGATTTACAGTGCAAAAATGGAATAGTTTTGATTCAATGCAGCTTCGCCCAACTATAGAGTTTAGAAATGCAACAGATGTGATATGGCAAATACCAGATTCAGCCAAAGCAGTTATCTTCTTGGCTCATGGATGCAATGGCAGAGCTGTTAATTTCTGGGACAGATCTCCCAGCTGTCCTAATTGCGTTGGTTTGCCTGAGGAAAGGCTACTTGTTCTTCATGCTCTTGTTCATAAATTTGCTGTTCTTACCATATCAAGCATGGGTAGGTGCTGGACATTTGGGGAGGAAATGTTGATTGTTAAGAATATTATAAGATGGTGGTTATGGAGGAATAAACTTGAAAAGCTTCCACTTGTCGCTTTGGGGGCCTCTTCTGGTGGTTACTTTGTTTCTGCACTTGCCACCAGTTTGAGGTTTAGCAGCATTATAATTATGATTGCTGAAGGGATATTTGATCAAATGGATGTCACGGAAAACTATCCACCGACACTCTTTGTTCACATGCCCAAAGATTTATATAGACAGCAAAAGATAAGTGAATTTATTGAAGTTCTAAAGAATAAAGGCATTGATGTTGCTGAGGTTGAGTGCCTCGAGTTCCCACTATCCCCATTTTTCTTGGCAGATAGAATTCCAGGACTTAATCAAACTGTTTCTGCTAAGTTGTTTAAGCTATTTGGAGACAAGGGCTTTATTGATAGAAAGGGATATATGATGAAAGATGGGCGTGCAACACATTGGAAAGAAGCTCTCCATGAAACTAAGGAAATTGTGCTGGATAAGAATTTGGTTCAACATGTGCAGGAGGAACTAAATCTTGCATTTGCATACCATGAAATGACTAGCTTGCAGTCTGAGCAGTTCTTTAAATGGTTTGAATCTCATATGAAATAA
- the LOC110651754 gene encoding serine/threonine-protein kinase rio2 — MKLDVDVLRYLSKDDFRVLTAVEMGMRNHEIVPTELIDRIASLKHGGTYKVLKNLLKHKLLHHDSSKYDGFRLTYLGYDFLAIKTMVNRGVFAAVGRQIGVGKESDIFEVATEDGTVLAMKLHRLGRISFRAVKSKRDYLRHRSSYNWLYLSRLAALKEFAFMKALEEHGFPVPKAVDCNRHCVVMSLVQGYPLVQVKQLQNPETVFETIIGLVVHLAEHGLIHCDFNEFNIMIDDDEKVTMIDFPQMVSVSHRNAQMYFERDVECIFKFFSKRYNLSFKEHTDENDGSDVDSDENGRPTFSSISKSAGFLDKELAASGFSRKDQDDIEKFIEGGNEKDRNSDTEGTEDEEHESESSETINRTLDSLHLLEKEENALNFVEEDKVDENQQSCETGQNNGSESEEASDKEEESQTLNTGDVELVKRLNKQRRRAILSAQGGRRSLASRNSYKDKGGKSSQNSKLKKHLSSW, encoded by the exons ATGAAATTGGACGTGGATGTCTTAAGATATCTCTCCAAAGATGATTTTAGGGTTTTAACTGCTGTTGAGATGGGCATGAGAAAT CATGAAATTGTACCTACAGAGCTCATTGACCGTATCGCTTCTCTCAA GCATGGAGGCACATACAAGGTTTTAAAAAACTTGCTCAAGCATAAGCTGCTGCACCATGACTCCTCCAAAT ATGATGGGTTTCGTCTCACCTACCTTGGCTATGATTTCCTTGCAATTAAAACGATGGTCAATCGTGGAGTATTTGCTGCTGTCGGTCGTCAAATTGGAGTTGGAAAGGAGTCTG ATATATTCGAGGTTGCTACAGAGGATGGCACAGTGTTGGCAATGAAGTTGCACAGACTTGGCAGAATTTCTTTTAGGGCTGTCAAGTCTAAGCGTGATTACTTGCGGCACCGCAGTAGTTATAATTGGCTCTACTTATCCCGACTTGCTGCACTTAAAGAATTTGCGTTTATGAAG GCTTTGGAAGAACATGGTTTTCCTGTTCCAAAAGCTGTGGACTGTAATAGGCATTGTGTGGTTATGTCACTTGTTCAAGGTTACCCACT CGTGCAGGTGAAGCAATTGCAGAATCCAGAAACAGTTTTTGAAACAATAATAGGCCTTGTTGTTCATCTTGCAGAACATGGCCTCATTCACTGCGACTTCAATGAATTTAACATTATG ATTGATGATGATGAGAAGGTCACCATGATTGATTTTCCTCAGATGGTGTCTGTGTCACATCGAAATGCTCAAAT GTATTTTGAGCGTGATGTTGAATGCATCTTTAAGTTTTTTAGTAAGAG ATATAACCTGTCCTTTAAAGAACACACAGATGAAAATGATGGTTCAGATGTAGATTCAGATGAAAATGGAAGACCTACCTTTTCTTCTATATCAAAATCAGCTGGTTTTCTTGACAAGGAACTTGCTGCCAGTGGATTTTCAAGGAAAGATCAGGATGACATAGAGAAA TTCATTGAAGGTGGGAATGAGAAGGATAGAAACTCTGACACTGAAGGAACTGAAGATGAAGAACATGAATCTGAGTCAAGTGAAACAATCAACAGGACCTTAGATTCTTTGCACTTGCTAGAGAAG GAGGAAAATGCTTTGAACTTTGTTGAAGAGGACAAAGTAGATGAGAATCAACAGAGCTGTGAAACAGGTCAAAACAATGGGTCTGAATCAGAAGAAGCGAGTGACAAG GAAGAAGAAAGTCAGACTCTAAATACAGGTGATGTTGAATTGGTCAAGCGTCTAAACAAGCAGAGAAGGCGTGCCATATTATCAGCTCAAGGGGGACGGAGGAGTCTTGCCTCTAGAAATTCCTATAAGGACAAGGGTGGTAAATCCTCTCAGAATTCGAAACTTAAGAAACATTTAAGTAGCTGGTGA
- the LOC110673423 gene encoding agamous-like MADS-box protein MADS1 — protein MASWAMEDSTNIYSQLTTLEFPNQEPDQGPSLRKTGRGKIEIKRIENTTNRQVTFCKRRNGLLKKAYELSVLCDAEVALIVFSTRGRLYEYANNSVRATIERYKKANADSSNPASASEANTQFYQQESSKLRRQIREIQNLNRHILGEALGTLSLKELKNLESRLEKGISRIRSKKNEMLFAEIEYMQKREIELQNDNMFLRAKIAENERAQQQQQQQQQTNLMPSGSVYESVPSQQYDRNFFPVNLLEPNHHYSRPDHTALQLV, from the exons ATGGCATCTTGGGCCATGGAGGATTCCACCAATATTT ATTCGCAGCTTACAACCCTGGAGTTCCCTAATCAAGAACCGGATCAAGGCCCTTCCCTCAGAAAGACGGGAAGAGGCAAAATAGAAATCAAACGAATCGAAAACACGACTAATAGACAAGTCACCTTCTGCAAGCGTCGTAATGGTTTGCTCAAGAAAGCTTATGAATTATCTGTCCTCTGTGATGCTGAAGTTGCTCTCATCGTCTTTTCTACCCGTGGTCGTCTCTACGAGTATGCTAACAACAG TGTTAGAGCAACAATTGAAAGGTACAAGAAAGCCAATGCAGACTCCTCAAATCCAGCATCTGCTTCTGAAGCTAACACTCAG TTCTACCAACAAGAATCCTCCAAGCTACGCAGGCAGATTCGGGAAATTCAAAACTTAAACAG GCATATTCTGGGTGAGGCACTTGGTACTTTGAGCTTGAAGGAACTCAAGAACTTGGAAAGCAGATTGGAGAAAGGAATCAGCAGAATTAGGTCTAAAAAG AATGAAATGCTATTTGCTGAAATTGAGTACATGCAGAAAAGG GAGATTGAGCTGCAAAATGACAATATGTTCCTGAGAGCAAAG ATAGCTGAAAATGAAAGAGCacaacagcagcagcagcagcagcagcaaacAAATTTAATGCCTTCAGGTTCTGTGTATGAATCTGTGCCTTCACAACAATATGATAGGAACTTCTTCCCTGTAAACCTCCTGGAACCCAATCACCACTACTCTCGCCCAGACCACACTGCACTTCAACTTGT GTAA